In Streptomyces sp. DG2A-72, one genomic interval encodes:
- a CDS encoding S1C family serine protease, producing the protein MTESIRRSGEYEHPSEGDQQQSTYAQQHASSPVNPEWPPPPAYQPPVTVEPGTTVWPSQAAHASAPAGFAADGVGQGGHGGDGGGGGTAVFTAAPAPSAPKKRRTRGPFALLAAVAIVAAAIGGGTAYGIQELTGTDTVTSSSASTNVVPSSQKGTVAGVATAVSPSIVEINATSNSGESTGSGVIITSGGEIITNNHVVSGASSIKVSTSDGKTYAAKVVGTDSKKDLALIKLDNASGLKAATLGNSAGVQVGDTVVAIGSPEGLTGTVTSGIVSALDRDVTVSTDESQGQQGGGGGQWPFEFGGQQFNGDTGSSTTTYKAIQTDASLNPGNSGGALIDMNGNIIGINSAMYSPTDATSSTAGSVGLGFAIPINTVKSDLATLRAGSTD; encoded by the coding sequence ATGACCGAGAGCATCCGCCGCAGCGGCGAGTACGAGCACCCCAGCGAGGGCGACCAGCAGCAGTCGACGTACGCCCAGCAGCACGCCTCCTCCCCCGTCAACCCGGAGTGGCCGCCTCCGCCGGCGTACCAGCCGCCGGTCACCGTGGAGCCCGGGACGACCGTGTGGCCGTCGCAGGCCGCGCACGCCTCGGCACCGGCCGGGTTCGCGGCGGACGGTGTGGGTCAGGGTGGTCATGGCGGTGACGGCGGGGGCGGTGGCACGGCGGTCTTCACGGCCGCCCCCGCTCCTTCTGCTCCGAAGAAGCGGCGTACCCGCGGCCCGTTCGCCCTCCTGGCCGCCGTGGCGATCGTCGCCGCGGCCATAGGCGGCGGCACGGCGTACGGCATCCAGGAGCTGACCGGCACCGACACGGTGACCTCGTCCAGCGCCAGCACCAACGTCGTACCGTCCAGCCAGAAGGGCACGGTCGCCGGGGTCGCCACGGCGGTCAGCCCGAGCATCGTGGAGATCAACGCCACCTCCAACTCCGGTGAGTCCACCGGCTCCGGCGTGATCATCACCAGCGGCGGCGAGATCATCACCAACAACCACGTGGTCTCCGGCGCCTCGTCGATCAAGGTGAGCACCAGCGACGGCAAGACGTACGCCGCGAAGGTCGTCGGCACCGACAGCAAGAAGGACCTGGCGCTGATCAAGCTGGACAACGCCTCCGGCCTCAAGGCGGCGACCCTCGGCAACTCCGCCGGGGTGCAGGTCGGCGACACGGTCGTGGCAATCGGCTCCCCCGAGGGCCTGACCGGCACCGTCACCAGCGGCATCGTCTCCGCGCTCGACCGGGACGTGACGGTCTCGACGGACGAGAGCCAGGGACAGCAGGGCGGTGGCGGCGGCCAGTGGCCGTTCGAGTTCGGCGGCCAGCAGTTCAACGGCGACACCGGCTCGTCGACGACGACGTACAAGGCGATCCAGACGGACGCGTCCCTGAACCCCGGCAACTCCGGCGGCGCCCTGATCGACATGAACGGCAACATCATCGGCATCAACTCCGCGATGTACTCCCCGACGGACGCGACCTCCTCGACCGCCGGCAGCGTCGGCCTCGGCTTCGCCATCCCGATCAACACCGTCAAGTCCGACCTGGCCACGCTGCGCGCGGGCTCCACCGACTAG
- a CDS encoding response regulator transcription factor has product MSSLLLLTNALQPSTEVLPALGLLLHNVRVAPAEGPALVDTPGADVILIDGRRDLPQVRSLCQLLRSTGPGCPLILVVTEGGLAAVTADWGIDDVLLDTAGPAEVEARLRLAMGRQQIVNDDSPMEIRNGDLSVDEATYSAKLKGRVLDLTFKEFELLKYLAQHPGRVFTRAQLLQEVWGYDYFGGTRTVDVHVRRLRAKLGPEHESLIGTVRNVGYRFVTPEKADRSDRSSDEARAKAEQPKPEDADETASLDATEVSAEA; this is encoded by the coding sequence ATGAGTTCTCTGCTGCTCCTGACCAATGCCCTTCAGCCGTCGACGGAGGTGCTTCCCGCACTCGGCCTGCTCCTGCACAACGTGCGGGTCGCCCCGGCCGAAGGCCCCGCCCTCGTCGACACCCCCGGTGCCGACGTCATCCTGATCGACGGCCGCCGGGACCTTCCGCAGGTGCGCAGCCTCTGCCAGCTGCTGCGCTCCACCGGCCCCGGCTGCCCCCTCATCCTCGTCGTCACCGAGGGCGGCCTCGCCGCCGTCACCGCCGACTGGGGCATCGACGACGTACTCCTCGACACCGCCGGGCCGGCGGAGGTCGAGGCGCGGCTGCGGCTCGCCATGGGCCGTCAGCAGATCGTCAACGACGACTCCCCGATGGAGATCCGCAACGGCGATCTGTCGGTCGACGAGGCGACGTACTCCGCCAAGCTCAAGGGCCGGGTGCTCGACCTCACCTTCAAGGAGTTCGAGCTCCTCAAATACCTCGCGCAGCACCCGGGCCGTGTCTTCACGCGCGCGCAGCTGCTCCAGGAGGTCTGGGGCTACGACTACTTCGGCGGCACCCGGACCGTGGACGTCCATGTACGACGGCTGCGCGCCAAGCTCGGACCCGAGCACGAGTCGCTGATCGGGACCGTCCGGAACGTCGGTTATCGATTCGTTACGCCGGAGAAGGCGGACCGCTCGGACCGCTCCTCCGACGAGGCGAGGGCCAAGGCGGAGCAGCCAAAGCCGGAGGATGCGGACGAGACGGCCTCCCTGGACGCCACCGAGGTATCGGCCGAGGCATAG
- the mshD gene encoding mycothiol synthase produces the protein MTSDDTAYPALSRAIETFSVLSPEQTESVLALLAEATDHDGQQAVSEQGRLYLRGRAREGIAHLLLTLGDELVGYAQLEDTDPVEAPAAELVVHPAHRGHGHGRALGSALLAASGKRLRVWAHGGHSAARHLAQVLGLTLFRELRQMRRPLTDLDLPDPVLPPGVTVRTFVPGQDDAAWLAVNAAAFAHHPEQGSLTQRDLDDRMAEPWFDPAGFFLAEREGELIGFHWTKVHATEGLGEVYVLGVRPGAQGGGLGKALTTIGLRHLAAQALPTAMLYVDADNKAAVSVYERLGFVTHETDLMYRTET, from the coding sequence ATGACCAGCGACGACACGGCATACCCGGCCCTCTCCCGCGCCATCGAGACCTTCTCCGTGCTCTCCCCGGAACAGACCGAATCCGTACTCGCGCTGCTGGCGGAGGCCACGGACCACGACGGGCAGCAGGCGGTGTCCGAACAGGGGCGGCTGTATCTGCGCGGCAGGGCACGGGAGGGCATCGCCCATCTCCTCCTCACCCTCGGCGACGAACTCGTCGGCTACGCCCAGCTGGAGGACACCGATCCGGTGGAGGCGCCGGCCGCCGAACTGGTCGTACATCCCGCGCACCGCGGGCACGGGCACGGGCGGGCGCTGGGCTCGGCGCTGCTGGCCGCGTCCGGGAAGCGGCTACGGGTGTGGGCGCACGGCGGTCACTCGGCGGCGCGGCATCTGGCCCAGGTGCTGGGGCTGACCCTGTTCCGTGAACTGCGCCAGATGCGGCGGCCGTTGACGGACCTCGACCTGCCCGATCCGGTCCTCCCGCCCGGCGTGACCGTGCGCACCTTCGTCCCCGGTCAGGACGACGCCGCCTGGCTCGCCGTGAACGCCGCCGCCTTCGCCCACCATCCCGAGCAGGGCTCCCTCACCCAGCGGGACCTGGACGACCGTATGGCCGAGCCGTGGTTCGATCCCGCCGGGTTCTTCCTCGCGGAGCGCGAGGGCGAGCTGATCGGCTTCCACTGGACGAAGGTCCACGCGACCGAAGGGCTGGGCGAGGTGTACGTCCTCGGCGTCCGTCCCGGCGCCCAGGGCGGCGGCCTGGGCAAGGCCCTGACGACGATCGGGCTGCGCCATCTGGCGGCGCAGGCCCTGCCGACCGCGATGCTGTACGTCGACGCCGACAACAAGGCAGCCGTGTCGGTGTACGAGCGACTGGGCTTCGTCACCCACGAGACGGACCTGATGTACCGAACGGAGACGTGA
- a CDS encoding serine/threonine-protein kinase, with amino-acid sequence MAGSTEGAESLVGGRYRLSSRIGSGGHGTVWAAEDAVLGGSVTVRRIHWPTEPTEDDAERERALKVIRRLARQVDSPHILSVFDVLSDHDGLWVVMAHLPGARLLADVLRESGPLPPGRVARIGLDVLEALTAVHRAGLTQGHLTAERILIDREGRALFLGFDPAMPVLPDPARLTSSGEISASARYMAPELITGGRLTLATDLFSLAVVLYEAVEGRNPFSVEGDRSTLVVLHALMHEEPATPSRAGPLAPVLLRLLGKDPTQRPTADEVTEALRELAEPPDVWARAEAPGQMPGAPIAFGTLDLPPPPQMAYPPASSIGLTGGRKYSRLLMGVLIAIPVAALVSALVDVLPSLDGPWWLLGLWVPLVGAAVFNAVRRPVTSEAIPTATTTATGSGAAPRRGRALLAGATDAAVFLRPRTAVPPLPPTRDAYLHEAYNRLGPPPAAGTRAAGGGE; translated from the coding sequence GTGGCGGGGAGCACAGAGGGAGCCGAATCGCTGGTCGGGGGGCGCTACCGGCTGTCGAGCCGGATCGGCTCGGGCGGCCACGGCACGGTGTGGGCGGCGGAGGACGCGGTGCTGGGCGGCTCCGTGACGGTGCGGAGGATCCACTGGCCCACGGAGCCGACGGAGGACGACGCGGAACGGGAGCGGGCTCTGAAGGTGATCCGGCGGCTGGCGCGACAGGTGGACAGTCCGCACATCCTGTCCGTGTTCGACGTGCTGTCCGACCACGACGGACTGTGGGTCGTCATGGCGCATCTTCCGGGCGCCCGCCTGCTGGCCGACGTCCTGCGGGAGTCGGGACCGCTGCCACCGGGGCGGGTGGCGCGGATCGGGCTGGACGTGCTCGAGGCGTTGACCGCCGTGCACAGGGCGGGCTTGACGCAGGGCCACCTCACCGCGGAGAGGATCCTCATCGACCGGGAGGGGCGGGCTCTGTTCCTCGGCTTCGACCCGGCCATGCCGGTTCTGCCGGACCCGGCCCGGCTCACATCGTCCGGAGAGATCTCCGCCTCAGCCCGCTACATGGCTCCCGAGCTGATAACAGGCGGACGGCTGACCCTGGCCACCGACCTCTTCTCACTGGCCGTCGTCCTGTATGAGGCGGTGGAGGGCCGCAACCCCTTCAGCGTGGAGGGTGACAGGAGCACGCTGGTGGTCCTTCATGCCTTGATGCACGAGGAGCCGGCGACGCCGTCCCGGGCCGGTCCGCTCGCCCCCGTACTGCTGCGGCTGCTGGGCAAGGACCCGACCCAGCGGCCGACGGCCGACGAAGTGACCGAAGCATTGCGGGAGTTGGCGGAGCCACCGGACGTCTGGGCACGCGCCGAGGCACCGGGCCAGATGCCGGGAGCACCGATAGCGTTCGGAACGCTGGACCTGCCGCCGCCACCACAGATGGCGTACCCGCCGGCAAGCTCCATCGGCCTCACCGGGGGAAGGAAGTACAGCCGGCTGCTGATGGGCGTCCTCATCGCAATCCCGGTGGCCGCGCTGGTCAGCGCTCTCGTCGACGTACTGCCGTCACTCGACGGCCCGTGGTGGCTCCTCGGCCTGTGGGTGCCGCTGGTCGGCGCCGCGGTCTTCAATGCCGTTCGCCGCCCGGTGACTTCGGAAGCGATCCCCACCGCGACGACGACGGCCACCGGCTCCGGCGCCGCCCCTCGCCGGGGCAGGGCACTCCTTGCGGGAGCCACCGACGCCGCCGTCTTCCTGAGACCTCGTACGGCCGTGCCTCCGCTGCCGCCGACACGGGACGCGTATCTGCACGAGGCCTACAACCGGCTCGGCCCGCCCCCGGCGGCCGGGACCCGTGCGGCGGGAGGCGGCGAATGA
- a CDS encoding cell wall metabolism sensor histidine kinase WalK: protein MSKVVRRFRSLPIRARLAMLVAAAVAFGVAAVSVTCWFIVQGKLYEQVDDDLKKASMRMPGQLQDALNSCTETPYGNGIFRNTYSQLVQEDGTVCILQDSAATVKVAGADKDEIKDGDTGKIYFRNGTAGDGTDVRVLVRPLGATTTATGDTGPNVGLVVAVSLNSTQKTLNELALILLLVSGVGVVGAGAAGLAVARAGLRPVDKLTEAVEHVARTEDLTVRIPVEADAEDEVARLSRSFNSMTSSLASSRDLQQQLIADAGHELRTPLTSLRTNIELLTRSEETGRPIPEADRKALMSSVKAQMTELAALIGDLQELSRSEGQRGERVQVISLEDAVESALRRARLRGPELTITADLQPWYVRAEPAALERAVVNILDNAVKFSPEGGTIEVQLASGVLTVRDHGPGIPAEELPHVFDRFWRSPSARAMPGSGLGLSIVARTVQQAGGDVTLGHAEGGGTIATVRLPGAPTPPPESPASASG from the coding sequence GTGAGCAAGGTTGTACGGCGGTTCCGGTCGCTGCCGATTCGGGCGCGGTTGGCGATGCTGGTTGCGGCGGCGGTGGCGTTTGGGGTGGCGGCGGTTTCGGTTACCTGTTGGTTCATTGTGCAGGGGAAGCTGTATGAGCAGGTCGACGACGACCTCAAGAAGGCGTCGATGAGGATGCCCGGGCAGCTCCAGGACGCTCTCAACAGCTGCACCGAGACCCCGTATGGCAATGGGATCTTCCGGAACACCTACTCCCAATTGGTCCAGGAGGACGGGACCGTCTGCATCCTCCAGGACTCCGCGGCAACGGTGAAGGTCGCTGGGGCCGACAAGGACGAGATCAAGGACGGGGACACCGGCAAGATCTACTTCCGCAACGGTACTGCCGGGGACGGCACCGATGTGCGTGTGCTGGTCCGGCCACTGGGCGCCACCACCACCGCCACCGGGGACACCGGACCCAACGTCGGGCTCGTCGTAGCCGTATCCCTGAACAGCACCCAGAAGACGCTCAACGAGCTCGCCCTGATCCTTCTCCTCGTCTCCGGAGTCGGAGTAGTCGGCGCCGGAGCCGCGGGCCTGGCCGTTGCCCGCGCAGGCCTGCGCCCGGTCGACAAGCTCACCGAAGCCGTCGAACACGTAGCCCGCACCGAGGACTTGACCGTCCGCATCCCGGTGGAGGCTGACGCCGAAGACGAAGTCGCCCGCCTCTCCCGCTCCTTCAACTCCATGACATCCTCCCTGGCCAGCTCCCGCGATCTCCAACAGCAGCTCATCGCGGACGCCGGCCACGAACTCCGCACACCCCTCACCTCCCTCCGCACGAACATCGAACTCCTCACCCGCAGCGAGGAGACCGGCCGCCCGATCCCGGAGGCGGACCGCAAGGCACTGATGTCCTCGGTGAAGGCACAGATGACCGAACTGGCGGCCCTCATCGGTGACTTGCAGGAACTGTCCCGCTCGGAGGGCCAGCGCGGCGAACGCGTCCAGGTGATCTCCCTGGAGGACGCGGTGGAGTCGGCCCTGCGCCGGGCACGGCTCCGCGGCCCGGAGTTGACGATCACGGCGGACCTTCAGCCCTGGTACGTACGGGCGGAACCGGCAGCCCTGGAACGCGCCGTCGTCAACATCCTCGACAACGCGGTGAAGTTCAGCCCCGAGGGCGGCACGATCGAGGTCCAGCTTGCGTCCGGCGTCCTCACGGTGCGCGACCACGGCCCCGGCATCCCCGCAGAGGAACTCCCCCACGTCTTCGACCGGTTCTGGCGCTCCCCGAGCGCACGGGCGATGCCGGGCTCGGGGCTGGGACTGTCGATCGTGGCGCGGACGGTGCAGCAGGCGGGCGGCGACGTGACGCTGGGCCACGCGGAGGGCGGCGGCACCATCGCGACCGTACGACTGCCGGGGGCGCCAACGCCTCCGCCGGAGAGCCCGGCCAGCGCTTCCGGGTGA
- a CDS encoding LacI family DNA-binding transcriptional regulator, whose amino-acid sequence MAKVTRDDVARLAGTSTAVVSYVINNGPRPVAPATRERVLAAIKELGYRPDRVAQAMASRRTDLIGLIVPDARQPFFGEMAHAVEQAASERGKMVLVGNSDYIAEREVHYLRAFLGMRVSGLILVSHALNDNAAAEIDAWDARVVLLHERPEAIDDVAVVTDDLGGAQLAVRHLLEHGYEYVACMGGTAETPAVGDPVSDHVEGWRRAMDDAGLSTEGRLFEAPYNRYDAYRIALDILSGPKRPPAIFCSTDDQALGLLRAARELRIDVPGELGVIGFDDIKEAALADPPMTTIASDRPAMARAAVDLLLDDGLRVAGSRRERLKVFPSRLVVRRSCGCEA is encoded by the coding sequence GTGGCCAAGGTGACTCGGGATGATGTGGCACGACTGGCGGGTACCTCCACCGCGGTCGTCAGCTATGTCATCAACAACGGACCCCGGCCGGTTGCCCCGGCCACGCGCGAGCGTGTCCTCGCCGCGATCAAGGAGCTGGGCTACCGGCCCGACCGGGTCGCCCAGGCTATGGCGTCGCGGCGCACGGACCTCATAGGCCTGATCGTGCCGGACGCGCGTCAGCCCTTCTTCGGGGAGATGGCGCACGCGGTCGAACAGGCCGCGTCCGAGCGCGGAAAGATGGTGCTCGTCGGGAACTCCGACTACATCGCCGAGCGCGAGGTCCACTATCTGCGGGCCTTCCTCGGTATGCGGGTCTCCGGCCTGATCCTGGTCAGCCACGCGCTGAACGACAACGCTGCCGCCGAGATCGACGCCTGGGACGCCCGGGTCGTGCTGCTGCACGAGCGCCCGGAGGCGATCGACGACGTCGCCGTCGTCACGGACGACCTGGGCGGCGCCCAGCTCGCCGTACGCCACCTCCTGGAGCACGGCTACGAGTACGTCGCCTGTATGGGCGGAACCGCCGAGACCCCCGCGGTCGGCGACCCCGTCTCCGACCACGTCGAGGGCTGGCGGCGCGCGATGGACGACGCCGGGCTCTCCACCGAGGGACGGCTGTTCGAAGCGCCGTACAACCGCTACGACGCCTACCGCATCGCCCTGGACATCCTCTCCGGGCCGAAGCGACCGCCCGCGATCTTCTGCTCCACCGACGACCAGGCGCTCGGCCTGCTGCGCGCGGCCCGCGAGCTGCGTATCGACGTGCCGGGCGAGCTGGGCGTCATCGGCTTCGACGACATCAAGGAAGCGGCCCTCGCCGACCCGCCCATGACCACGATCGCCTCGGACCGCCCGGCCATGGCACGGGCGGCGGTGGACCTGCTCCTGGACGACGGCCTGCGGGTGGCGGGTTCGCGGCGCGAGCGGCTGAAGGTGTTTCCTTCGCGGTTGGTGGTACGGCGGTCCTGCGGCTGTGAGGCATGA
- a CDS encoding response regulator transcription factor: MSPADGDRDPQRILIVDDEPAVREALQRSLAFEGYDTEVAVDGADALEKATLYRPDLVVLDIQMPRMDGLTAARRIRGAGDTTPILMLTARDTVGDRVTGLDAGADDYLVKPFELDELFARVRALLRRSTYAAAAGAGAAQDDEALAFADLRMDLATREVTRGGRPVELTRTEFTLLEMFMAHPRQVLTREQILKSVWGFDFEPSSNSLDVYVMYLRRKTEAGGEPRLVHTVRGVGYVLRQGGAE; encoded by the coding sequence ATGAGCCCCGCCGATGGCGACCGTGACCCCCAGCGCATCCTGATCGTCGACGACGAGCCGGCGGTACGCGAAGCTCTCCAGCGCAGCCTCGCCTTCGAGGGGTACGACACGGAGGTCGCGGTCGACGGCGCGGACGCGTTGGAGAAGGCGACGCTGTACCGGCCCGACCTGGTCGTCCTCGACATCCAGATGCCGCGCATGGACGGCCTCACCGCCGCACGCCGCATCCGCGGCGCGGGCGACACGACCCCGATCCTCATGCTCACGGCTCGCGACACGGTCGGCGACCGCGTGACCGGCCTCGACGCCGGCGCCGACGACTACCTCGTCAAGCCCTTCGAACTCGACGAACTCTTCGCCCGCGTCCGCGCGCTGCTGCGCCGCAGCACGTACGCGGCTGCGGCTGGGGCGGGTGCCGCCCAGGACGACGAGGCGTTGGCCTTCGCCGACCTGCGGATGGACCTGGCCACGCGTGAGGTGACGCGGGGTGGGCGGCCGGTGGAGCTGACCCGCACGGAGTTCACGCTCCTGGAGATGTTCATGGCGCATCCACGCCAGGTGCTGACCCGCGAGCAGATCCTGAAGTCGGTCTGGGGCTTCGACTTCGAGCCGTCGTCCAACTCACTCGACGTGTATGTGATGTACCTGCGCCGCAAGACGGAGGCGGGGGGCGAGCCGCGGCTCGTGCACACGGTGCGTGGGGTGGGGTATGTGTTGCGTCAGGGTGGCGCCGAGTGA
- a CDS encoding pectinesterase family protein: MSEQHSKPRHRRSRKALAVGVPLALTAAGTLAYGTDLGLFGEDAQRTASAAAPAWASATADGFASVNSLGQNGTYGGRDGKTVTVKTLADLEKYATAAEPYVIVVAATINMNPVGKEIKVASDKTIVGAGTSGHIVGGGFFLGSGVHNVIIRNLTIRDAYQGIWNDKEHDFDAIQMDGAHHVWIDHNDLRHMADGLIDVRKDSTNVTVSWNKLSQNNKTFGIGWTENVKTDITIHHNWIRETEQRNPSTDNAAHAHLYNNFLEDVAGTDIKSSYGNYSRGATKMVLENSSFQGINNPVIKDSTASIVQRGNVFSGTSGRNESGGTAFDPKTYYGYTLDQAADVPKLLKSGAGPRSSIGTTTASTTAAAATTLTVAADGSGQYRTVQAAVNAVPANNASRVVISVKPGTYREVVKVPANKPHVTIQGSGGSRKDTVIVYGNAAGMQKPDGSGTYGTPGSATMSIQSDDSQVRNLTVTNDFDEAANQSLSGHQAVALLTQADKVVLDSLIVNGDQDTLELETAAPDKPGRVYVTNSYITGNVDFIFGRATAVIDRSVITLKKRWNGTSAGYITAPSTPAGRKGLLINRSTVNGDVSAATFFLGRNWHPGGSTTVDPQSTVRESSLSAAIKSTPWSDMGGFSWKDDRFAEYKNTGPGAGAASSDRPQLTDAQAAGQEVADWLGDWRPTAS; the protein is encoded by the coding sequence ATGAGCGAGCAGCACAGCAAGCCCCGTCACCGCAGAAGCCGGAAAGCCCTCGCGGTCGGCGTTCCCCTCGCCCTCACCGCCGCCGGAACCCTCGCCTACGGCACCGACCTCGGCCTGTTCGGTGAGGACGCGCAGCGCACGGCCTCCGCCGCCGCGCCCGCCTGGGCCTCCGCCACCGCCGACGGCTTCGCCTCGGTCAACTCCCTCGGTCAGAATGGGACTTATGGCGGGCGGGACGGCAAGACCGTCACCGTGAAGACGCTCGCGGACCTGGAGAAGTACGCGACCGCCGCCGAGCCGTACGTCATCGTCGTCGCGGCGACCATCAACATGAATCCCGTCGGGAAAGAGATCAAGGTCGCGTCCGACAAGACCATCGTCGGGGCCGGGACCTCGGGGCACATCGTCGGCGGTGGCTTCTTCCTCGGGTCCGGGGTTCATAACGTCATCATCCGGAACCTCACCATCCGGGACGCCTACCAAGGCATCTGGAACGACAAGGAACACGACTTCGACGCCATCCAGATGGACGGCGCGCACCACGTCTGGATCGATCACAACGATCTGCGGCACATGGCCGACGGGCTCATCGACGTCCGCAAGGACAGCACCAACGTCACCGTGTCCTGGAACAAGCTCAGCCAGAACAACAAGACCTTCGGCATCGGCTGGACCGAGAACGTCAAGACGGACATCACGATCCACCACAACTGGATCCGCGAGACCGAGCAGCGCAACCCGTCGACGGACAACGCCGCTCACGCGCACCTCTACAACAACTTCCTGGAGGACGTGGCCGGGACGGACATCAAGTCCTCGTACGGCAACTACTCGCGCGGCGCGACCAAGATGGTCCTGGAGAACTCCTCCTTCCAGGGCATCAACAACCCCGTCATCAAGGACAGCACCGCGAGCATCGTGCAGCGCGGGAACGTCTTCTCCGGGACCAGTGGACGGAACGAGAGCGGGGGCACGGCCTTTGATCCGAAGACTTACTACGGCTACACGCTCGACCAGGCCGCGGACGTTCCGAAGCTTCTCAAGTCCGGTGCAGGGCCCCGCAGTTCCATCGGCACGACGACCGCCTCGACGACCGCTGCCGCGGCGACCACCCTCACCGTCGCCGCCGACGGGTCCGGCCAGTACCGGACCGTCCAGGCCGCCGTCAACGCCGTACCCGCCAACAACGCCTCCCGGGTCGTGATCTCGGTGAAGCCGGGGACGTACCGCGAGGTCGTCAAGGTCCCGGCCAACAAGCCGCACGTCACCATCCAGGGCAGCGGCGGCAGCCGTAAGGACACGGTGATCGTCTACGGCAACGCGGCCGGGATGCAGAAGCCGGACGGGTCGGGGACGTACGGCACTCCGGGCAGCGCGACGATGTCCATCCAGTCGGACGACTCCCAGGTCCGCAATCTCACCGTCACCAACGACTTCGACGAGGCCGCGAACCAGTCCCTCTCCGGCCACCAGGCGGTCGCCCTGCTGACCCAGGCCGACAAGGTCGTCCTCGACTCGCTGATCGTCAACGGCGACCAGGACACGCTGGAGCTGGAGACCGCGGCGCCGGACAAGCCCGGCCGCGTGTACGTGACCAACTCCTACATCACGGGCAACGTCGACTTCATCTTCGGCCGGGCGACGGCCGTCATCGACCGCTCGGTCATCACGCTCAAGAAGCGCTGGAACGGCACGTCGGCGGGCTACATCACGGCCCCGAGCACCCCGGCCGGCCGCAAGGGCCTCCTGATCAACCGCTCGACGGTCAACGGCGACGTCTCCGCCGCCACCTTCTTCCTCGGCCGCAACTGGCACCCCGGCGGTTCCACGACGGTCGACCCGCAGAGCACGGTCCGCGAGTCCTCCCTCAGCGCCGCGATCAAGTCCACGCCCTGGTCCGACATGGGCGGCTTCTCCTGGAAGGACGACCGGTTCGCCGAGTACAAGAACACCGGCCCGGGTGCGGGCGCCGCGAGCAGCGACCGGCCACAGCTGACCGACGCCCAGGCCGCCGGCCAGGAGGTCGCGGACTGGCTCGGCGACTGGAGGCCCACGGCGTCGTGA
- a CDS encoding S9 family peptidase codes for MSAGMAGHVARSTVRPTSETDTVGSLRTFLRTFDGVAIDAVYEPGGHVYDAGAPPSGDVVFVVAHGFTGDVDKPHVRRVAQAFARHGAVVTFSFRGHGRSGGVSTVGDREVHDLAAAVAWARELGHQRVVTVGFSMGGSVVLRHAALYGTSAAAAGLEHEGRTEAGTDAVVSVSAPARWYYRGTPRMRRVYWLVTRREGRLAARYGLRTRIYHRGWDPVPLSPVEAVPHIAPTPLLIVHGDLDGYFPVDHPHMLAAAAGDHGELWLEPGMGHAEHAAADELLARIGDWAAAKAG; via the coding sequence ATGAGCGCTGGCATGGCAGGTCATGTGGCACGATCCACCGTCCGTCCGACATCCGAGACGGACACGGTGGGGTCTTTGCGTACGTTTCTGCGCACGTTCGACGGTGTGGCGATCGACGCCGTATACGAGCCGGGCGGGCACGTATACGACGCCGGAGCGCCACCTTCCGGTGATGTGGTGTTCGTCGTGGCGCACGGTTTCACCGGCGATGTGGACAAGCCGCATGTGCGACGCGTGGCACAGGCGTTCGCGCGGCACGGCGCGGTCGTCACCTTCTCCTTCAGAGGCCACGGGCGGTCCGGCGGCGTCTCCACGGTCGGCGACCGCGAGGTGCACGACCTCGCCGCCGCCGTCGCCTGGGCCCGCGAGCTCGGGCACCAGCGCGTGGTCACGGTCGGCTTCTCCATGGGCGGCTCGGTGGTGCTGCGGCATGCGGCGCTGTACGGCACGTCGGCGGCAGCGGCCGGATTGGAGCACGAGGGGCGCACGGAAGCGGGAACGGATGCGGTGGTTTCGGTGAGCGCCCCCGCCCGCTGGTACTACCGGGGCACACCCCGGATGCGGCGCGTGTACTGGCTGGTGACCCGCCGCGAAGGCCGGCTGGCCGCCCGCTACGGACTCCGGACCCGGATCTACCACCGCGGCTGGGACCCGGTCCCCCTCTCCCCGGTCGAGGCGGTCCCGCACATCGCGCCCACGCCGCTCCTCATCGTCCACGGCGACCTCGACGGCTACTTTCCCGTCGACCACCCCCACATGCTGGCCGCTGCCGCCGGTGACCATGGCGAACTCTGGCTGGAGCCCGGCATGGGCCACGCCGAGCACGCGGCGGCGGACGAACTGCTGGCCCGGATCGGGGACTGGGCGGCGGCGAAGGCGGGCTAG